The Bacillota bacterium genome window below encodes:
- the prfA gene encoding peptide chain release factor 1, whose translation MFDKLKAVEERYEELNQLLADPRVLAEPAQFKKLAKEHSVLSELVAVYREYKEIDRRLTDDREMLKDKLDPEFKELVEAEAAQYERRIEELKEGLKVLLLPRDVNDEKNIIVEIRAGAGGEEAALFAADLARMYMRYSERQGWKTDILSANETGIGGYKEIIFVVEGDGAYGRLKYESGVHRVQRVPSTEASGRIHTSTATVAILPEAEEVDVQIDPKDLRIDVFCSGGKGGQSVNTTYSAVRITHLPSGIVVSCQDERSQVQNREKAMRVLRARLQSHIQEQRDSELAQNRRAQVGTGDRSERIRTYNFPDGRVTDHRIGLTIYRINQTLDGELDEYIEGLAAADQAERLKALSVQ comes from the coding sequence ATGTTCGATAAGCTTAAAGCGGTCGAGGAGCGGTACGAGGAACTCAACCAGCTCCTCGCCGACCCAAGAGTGCTGGCCGAGCCGGCCCAGTTCAAGAAGCTGGCCAAGGAGCACTCCGTCTTGAGCGAGCTGGTGGCGGTTTACCGGGAATACAAGGAAATCGACCGCCGCCTGACCGATGACCGCGAGATGCTCAAAGACAAGCTCGACCCGGAGTTCAAGGAACTGGTGGAGGCCGAGGCCGCCCAGTACGAGCGGCGCATCGAGGAACTCAAGGAGGGGTTGAAGGTCCTCCTCCTGCCCCGCGATGTCAACGACGAGAAGAACATCATCGTCGAGATCCGGGCCGGGGCCGGCGGGGAGGAGGCCGCCCTCTTCGCGGCCGACCTGGCCCGCATGTACATGCGTTACTCCGAGCGTCAGGGCTGGAAGACCGACATCCTGAGCGCCAACGAGACCGGCATCGGCGGTTACAAAGAGATCATCTTCGTCGTCGAAGGCGACGGCGCTTACGGGCGCCTGAAGTACGAAAGCGGAGTCCACCGGGTCCAGCGGGTCCCGTCGACCGAGGCTTCCGGCCGCATCCACACCTCGACGGCCACCGTGGCCATCCTGCCCGAGGCCGAAGAGGTGGACGTCCAGATCGACCCGAAGGACCTGCGGATCGACGTCTTCTGTTCAGGCGGGAAGGGCGGCCAGAGCGTCAACACGACCTATTCGGCCGTCCGCATCACCCATCTCCCGTCGGGCATCGTCGTCTCCTGCCAGGACGAGCGGTCGCAGGTTCAGAACCGCGAGAAGGCCATGCGCGTCCTGCGGGCCCGGCTACAAAGCCACATCCAGGAACAGCGCGACTCGGAGCTGGCCCAGAACCGCCGCGCCCAGGTCGGCACGGGCGACCGCAGCGAGCGGATCCGGACCTACAACTTCCCGGACGGCCGAGTCACCGACCATCGCATCGGTCTAACCATTTATCGGATCAACCAGACCCTCGATGGCGAGCTCGATGAGTACATCGAGGGCCTCGCCGCCGCCGACCAGGCGGAGCGGCTCAAGGCGCTGAGCGTCCAATGA